The Thalassotalea psychrophila genome window below encodes:
- the birA gene encoding bifunctional biotin--[acetyl-CoA-carboxylase] ligase/biotin operon repressor BirA, whose amino-acid sequence MAKVVREELIRQLADGQFISGQHLAQQLSVSRTAISKHVKVLTEMGLDIFSVQGKGYKLAQSITLLDAQTITTQLANLKRKNLVEVHSIIDSTNSYLMRRLPNNVTHGQTCVSEFQSAGRGRRGKEWVSPFGSHLYLSMYWYLEQGMSAAMGISLVVGIAVSDVLQQQYGLDVQLKWPNDIYINGKKLAGILVELEGQSIGPGNCVIGLGLNINMPKQSADKIDQPWTDLGNELNRDVDRNILSAQLIAKISERLEQHHQFGLAPMLDDWQRQDFFYNKQVKLLTGDKETRGICKGINSSGALLLEVDGKQLPIYGGEVSLRGV is encoded by the coding sequence ATGGCAAAAGTAGTACGAGAAGAGCTAATTCGTCAATTAGCGGATGGCCAATTTATTTCAGGCCAACACTTGGCCCAGCAGTTAAGTGTAAGTAGAACAGCTATTTCAAAACACGTTAAAGTATTAACTGAAATGGGCCTAGATATATTTTCTGTGCAAGGTAAAGGCTATAAATTAGCGCAAAGCATTACTCTATTAGACGCGCAAACAATTACTACTCAACTTGCAAATCTTAAACGCAAAAACCTTGTAGAAGTGCATAGCATTATCGATTCGACTAACTCATATTTAATGCGCCGTTTACCAAATAATGTCACTCATGGTCAAACTTGTGTATCAGAGTTTCAATCTGCTGGAAGAGGTCGCAGAGGTAAAGAGTGGGTTTCACCATTTGGGTCGCACTTATATTTATCTATGTATTGGTATTTAGAGCAGGGCATGTCTGCTGCAATGGGAATTTCTTTAGTCGTAGGTATCGCTGTTAGCGATGTTTTGCAACAACAGTACGGCCTTGATGTGCAATTGAAATGGCCGAATGATATTTACATAAATGGTAAAAAGCTTGCTGGGATCCTTGTCGAGTTAGAAGGACAAAGCATTGGTCCAGGAAATTGTGTAATTGGTTTAGGTTTAAATATTAATATGCCGAAACAAAGCGCAGATAAAATTGATCAGCCATGGACCGATTTGGGCAATGAATTAAACCGAGACGTTGACAGGAATATCCTTTCTGCGCAATTGATCGCTAAGATCAGCGAACGCTTAGAACAACATCACCAGTTCGGTTTGGCACCAATGTTAGATGACTGGCAACGACAAGACTTCTTCTATAATAAACAAGTGAAATTATTAACGGGTGATAAAGAAACCAGAGGAATTTGCAAAGGTATAAATAGTAGTGGGGCTTTGTTATTAGAAGTCGATGGTAAACAGCTCCCAATTTATGGCGGCGAAGTTAGCTTACGAGGTGTTTAA
- the murB gene encoding UDP-N-acetylmuramate dehydrogenase produces the protein MHHKNYPLKNLNSFALDVSAKDIVFAKTVEQVKEFAQNLPEQFYILGGGSNSLFVENYQGTIFCPDLRGINVNDEDNNFHIHVASGENWHELVQYCLSNNMAGLENLALIPGNCGAAPIQNIGAYGVEFANVCDYVDWFDFQSLKVVRLPAEHCQFSYRDSIFKNALKNKGVVIAIGLKLNKFWQPTLKYQGLNELGDTPSPQQVFDTVIAIRESKLPDPKVIPNAGSFFKNPIVDHQTFAAIKAQYPDFPAYPAKGSDMKLAAGWLIQESQLKGVSIGGAAVHKLQALVLINSNNATGKNVIELARHVQNTVKKIFNVALEPEVRLISAQGEQRIEDIN, from the coding sequence ATGCATCACAAAAATTATCCACTTAAAAATTTAAACAGTTTTGCATTAGATGTTTCTGCAAAAGATATAGTGTTTGCTAAAACAGTCGAGCAAGTTAAAGAATTTGCGCAAAACTTACCTGAACAATTTTATATTTTAGGCGGTGGCAGTAATTCTTTGTTCGTGGAAAATTACCAAGGCACAATATTTTGCCCTGATCTTCGCGGTATCAATGTTAATGATGAAGATAATAATTTTCATATACATGTAGCAAGTGGCGAAAACTGGCATGAATTGGTGCAATATTGTTTATCTAACAATATGGCAGGCCTTGAGAATTTGGCGTTAATACCAGGTAACTGTGGTGCCGCGCCAATACAAAATATTGGCGCATACGGGGTGGAGTTTGCCAATGTATGTGATTATGTTGATTGGTTTGATTTTCAAAGTTTGAAAGTTGTTAGATTGCCAGCAGAGCATTGCCAGTTCTCTTATCGAGATAGTATATTTAAAAACGCATTAAAAAATAAAGGCGTTGTCATTGCTATAGGCTTGAAACTGAATAAATTTTGGCAGCCTACTTTAAAGTATCAAGGGTTAAATGAACTTGGTGATACTCCTAGCCCGCAACAAGTTTTTGATACTGTCATTGCCATTAGGGAAAGTAAATTACCCGATCCTAAAGTTATTCCGAATGCCGGTAGTTTTTTTAAAAATCCAATTGTTGATCATCAGACATTTGCTGCTATCAAAGCCCAATACCCAGATTTTCCTGCCTACCCAGCTAAAGGCTCTGATATGAAGCTTGCTGCTGGTTGGTTAATACAAGAGAGTCAATTAAAAGGTGTTAGTATTGGCGGCGCAGCAGTGCATAAGTTACAAGCATTAGTATTAATCAATAGTAATAATGCAACGGGTAAAAATGTGATAGAACTTGCTCGTCACGTACAAAACACAGTAAAGAAAATATTTAATGTAGCTCTTGAACCTGAAGTTAGGTTAATTTCGGCGCAAGGCGAACAACGTATAGAAGATATTAACTAA
- the hemE gene encoding uroporphyrinogen decarboxylase has translation MTTLKNDTYLRALLRQPVDYTPVWMMRQAGRYLPEYKEVRKDAGDFMALCRNTELATEVTIQPLRRFPLDAAILFSDILTIPDAMGLGLYFETGEGPKFERPITCAADVKKIGHPDPEGELQYVMNAVRSIRKELKGEVPLIGFSGSPWTLATYMIEGGSSKAFTKIKKMMFSDPQTLHLLLDKLADSVISYLNAQIAAGAQSVMVFDTWGGVLSPAMYKEFSLQYMAKIVDGLTRENEGRKVPVTLFTKNGGMWLESIAATGCDAVGLDWTINIEDAKARVGDKVALQGNMDPSMLYAPKERIEQEVQTILNGFGDTGTGHVFNLGHGIHPDVNPEHAGYFIDAVHKFSKPFHK, from the coding sequence ATGACAACATTAAAGAATGACACTTATTTAAGAGCCCTTTTACGCCAACCTGTTGATTACACTCCTGTTTGGATGATGCGTCAAGCAGGTAGATATTTACCTGAGTATAAAGAAGTTCGTAAAGATGCAGGCGACTTTATGGCTCTGTGCCGTAATACTGAACTTGCTACAGAAGTGACAATTCAGCCATTACGTCGTTTCCCGTTAGATGCAGCCATTTTATTTAGTGATATATTAACAATTCCTGATGCTATGGGATTAGGGCTGTACTTTGAAACCGGTGAAGGTCCTAAGTTTGAACGTCCAATCACTTGCGCTGCCGATGTTAAAAAAATTGGCCATCCAGATCCTGAAGGCGAATTACAATATGTTATGAATGCAGTGCGCTCTATTCGTAAGGAACTTAAAGGTGAAGTACCTTTAATTGGTTTCTCAGGTAGTCCGTGGACACTTGCTACTTATATGATCGAAGGCGGCAGTTCGAAAGCATTCACAAAAATTAAAAAAATGATGTTTAGCGATCCACAAACATTGCATTTATTACTTGATAAATTAGCTGACTCAGTTATTTCATACTTAAATGCACAAATTGCTGCTGGTGCACAATCTGTGATGGTATTTGATACTTGGGGTGGCGTACTTTCACCAGCGATGTATAAAGAATTCTCATTACAGTATATGGCAAAAATCGTTGACGGTTTAACCCGTGAAAATGAAGGTCGCAAAGTGCCAGTGACGTTATTCACTAAAAATGGTGGCATGTGGTTAGAATCTATTGCTGCTACAGGTTGTGATGCTGTAGGCCTTGATTGGACTATTAACATTGAAGACGCTAAAGCTCGAGTAGGTGATAAAGTTGCATTACAAGGTAATATGGACCCTTCAATGTTATACGCACCTAAAGAGCGTATTGAGCAAGAAGTGCAAACTATATTAAACGGTTTTGGTGATACTGGTACAGGCCATGTATTTAACTTAGGTCATGGTATTCACCCTGATGTGAACCCAGAACATGCAGGTTATTTTATTGATGCAGTCCACAAATTTAGTAAACCATTTCATAAGTAA
- a CDS encoding S1/P1 nuclease, whose protein sequence is MRLIFILFILCFSANIYALGSKGHWLVCQLAFENLSSIQQNALTKLTNHFPVEQKHQLNAYLNRSSNTEVTFADACSWADAIRNDEQFLSFNSWHYLNVGREQSKVEVDDCRGNCIISAIEYHQQQFKEQTYPAYKLTALLFLAHWIGDIHQPLHVSFKSDLGGNKTKVIDKINSNKHQCRNLHQVWDRCLLNKSSKKDLLSNLDISLSNDEIDLLNQKNIMNWANQSLKITRSKSIGYCSENNSNAMCQPLSQAIMFDQSYYSRNQPILKTQIKLAAIRLNLFLSEHL, encoded by the coding sequence ATGCGGCTGATCTTTATACTTTTTATATTGTGTTTTAGCGCTAATATTTATGCCCTTGGTAGTAAAGGCCATTGGCTAGTTTGCCAGCTTGCTTTCGAAAACCTTTCTTCAATTCAACAAAATGCATTAACAAAATTAACTAATCATTTTCCAGTTGAACAAAAACATCAATTAAATGCCTATTTAAATCGATCATCTAACACAGAAGTTACTTTCGCTGATGCTTGCAGTTGGGCTGATGCAATACGAAATGATGAGCAATTTTTATCATTCAATAGTTGGCATTATTTAAATGTCGGCAGAGAACAGTCAAAAGTTGAAGTTGATGACTGTCGAGGGAATTGCATAATTTCTGCGATTGAATACCATCAGCAACAATTTAAAGAACAAACCTACCCTGCATATAAACTAACAGCTCTGCTTTTTCTCGCTCATTGGATAGGAGATATTCATCAACCTCTGCATGTAAGTTTTAAATCTGATCTTGGTGGTAATAAAACTAAAGTAATCGATAAAATAAATTCGAACAAGCATCAGTGCAGAAACTTACATCAAGTTTGGGATAGATGTCTGTTAAATAAATCATCCAAAAAAGATTTGTTAAGTAACTTAGATATTTCTTTATCTAACGATGAAATAGATTTACTCAATCAGAAAAACATTATGAACTGGGCAAATCAATCCCTAAAAATTACCCGAAGTAAATCAATAGGCTATTGCAGTGAAAATAATAGCAATGCAATGTGCCAACCTCTTTCTCAGGCAATAATGTTTGATCAATCATATTACAGTCGAAATCAACCAATATTGAAAACTCAAATTAAACTTGCTGCAATTAGACTAAATTTATTTTTATCCGAGCATTTATAA
- the rsd gene encoding sigma D regulator encodes MLSRLEQAQQQWGGSLSAIDNWLTERQDVLVGYCQLAGLPPFEQTDKALPNRNDIKSFCQLLMDYMSAGHFEVFDQVVAQCKKNGPNSLALAQRIYPNIAKTTDFGLTFNDKYAEINSDEILDSFDQSLSSLGQFLEDRFELEDQLIEALYTKHS; translated from the coding sequence ATGCTAAGTCGTTTAGAACAAGCACAACAACAATGGGGCGGTTCATTATCTGCCATCGACAACTGGTTAACTGAGCGTCAAGATGTTCTAGTTGGTTATTGCCAATTAGCTGGGTTACCTCCTTTTGAACAAACCGATAAAGCCTTACCCAATCGAAATGATATTAAGTCCTTTTGCCAACTTTTGATGGACTATATGTCAGCGGGCCATTTTGAAGTTTTTGATCAAGTAGTTGCTCAATGTAAAAAAAATGGGCCAAACTCGCTAGCATTAGCACAGCGGATTTATCCAAACATTGCAAAAACTACAGATTTCGGTCTCACTTTTAACGATAAATACGCAGAGATTAACTCTGATGAAATTTTAGATAGCTTTGATCAAAGCTTATCATCGTTGGGGCAATTTTTAGAAGATAGATTTGAACTTGAAGATCAGTTAATTGAAGCGCTTTATACTAAGCATAGCTAG
- the fkpA gene encoding FKBP-type peptidyl-prolyl cis-trans isomerase — translation MKFIVKPTLVAVAVIALMGCNQEAEKKAAVLETEDQKQSYALGASIGSYMNNNLTEQEKFGVVLDKELLMAGFTESLNGSAQLEQEEIQQLLMALDQKVNEKKQAQATIDNEKSLDAGKNFLAENAKVEGVQTTESGLQYQVITAAEGAKPAATDTVKVHYTGKLIDGTTFDSSVDRGEPIEFPLNRVIKGWTEGVQLMNVGSKYKFVIPSELAYGPNGTGPIPGNATLVFEVELIDIVTPAAPATEEAAAH, via the coding sequence ATGAAATTTATCGTTAAACCAACTTTGGTAGCAGTTGCTGTAATCGCATTAATGGGCTGTAACCAAGAAGCAGAGAAAAAAGCTGCTGTACTTGAAACTGAAGATCAAAAACAATCTTATGCTTTAGGTGCTTCGATTGGTAGTTACATGAATAACAACTTAACTGAACAAGAAAAGTTTGGTGTTGTTTTAGATAAAGAATTATTAATGGCTGGTTTTACTGAAAGCTTAAATGGTAGTGCACAATTAGAGCAAGAAGAAATTCAACAGCTTCTAATGGCTTTAGACCAAAAAGTGAATGAGAAAAAACAAGCCCAAGCAACAATTGATAACGAAAAAAGTTTAGACGCGGGCAAAAACTTTTTAGCTGAAAATGCTAAAGTTGAAGGCGTTCAAACTACAGAGTCTGGTTTACAATACCAAGTGATCACTGCTGCTGAAGGTGCAAAACCAGCTGCAACTGATACTGTAAAAGTTCATTACACAGGTAAATTAATTGACGGTACTACATTTGATAGTTCAGTTGATCGTGGCGAGCCGATTGAGTTCCCATTAAACCGTGTAATTAAAGGTTGGACTGAAGGTGTTCAATTAATGAACGTTGGTTCTAAGTACAAGTTTGTTATCCCTTCAGAGCTTGCATATGGACCTAACGGTACTGGCCCAATCCCAGGCAACGCGACACTAGTATTTGAAGTTGAATTAATAGATATCGTTACTCCTGCAGCGCCAGCTACTGAAGAAGCTGCTGCTCACTAA
- a CDS encoding SlyX family protein, with product MTIELQQIATLLERVDNLEAKIAFQDDLIEQLNNEITVHHELLTGVNEQLRLIGQRVKDMNTPEVGRVEDETPPPHY from the coding sequence ATGACTATAGAGCTACAACAAATAGCAACATTATTAGAGCGTGTTGACAACTTAGAAGCAAAAATTGCATTTCAAGACGACTTGATTGAGCAACTTAACAATGAAATTACCGTTCATCATGAACTACTTACTGGTGTAAATGAGCAACTAAGGCTTATCGGTCAACGAGTTAAAGATATGAATACTCCTGAGGTAGGCCGGGTAGAAGATGAAACTCCTCCACCCCATTATTAA
- a CDS encoding YheV family putative zinc ribbon protein gives MKKRFIAGATCPKCNAMDTLALTKEHGVEKVTCVSCNMEMTQPEEQVEPEVRSEEQVIGVFKP, from the coding sequence ATGAAAAAACGATTTATTGCTGGTGCAACCTGCCCAAAATGTAATGCTATGGATACCTTAGCGTTAACCAAAGAACACGGTGTTGAAAAAGTTACCTGCGTTAGCTGTAATATGGAAATGACCCAACCTGAAGAACAAGTTGAACCTGAGGTTCGCAGCGAAGAACAGGTGATAGGCGTTTTCAAGCCGTAA
- a CDS encoding ATP-binding cassette domain-containing protein yields MILASELGFDRGLKTLIKSSSFTIHPGHKVGLVGANGCGKSSLFAAFLGQLSIDSGILDMPKSWKIATVKQETPSLNCSALDYVMDGDIEYRQLEVQLEQARSDDDGSQEAYLLNKIDVINGYSLPARASELLHGLGFMQEQLNNSVSSFSGGWRMRLNLAQALISRADLLLLDEPTNHLDLDAVLWLQRWLKRFDGTLVLISHDRDFLDDVIGQILHIEHQKAKLYSGNYSSFERQRAEQLAQQDAMYQKQQREVKHLTSFVDRFRAKATKAKQAQSRLKRLEKLPDLMPAHVDSQFSFSFDNPGYMPYPLLSLEQTDCGYSEDAIILKDVTLNLVPGSRIGLLGRNGAGKSTLIKSLAGELKLQNGTRFCAQELTIGYFSQHQLEQLRMDETAINQIMLAKTDFTELQARNYLGRFGFSGEQALNVINTMSGGEKARLVLALIVLEKPQLLLLDEPTNHLDLEMRQAIVLALQEFAGAIILIAHDRYLLESCVDEFYIVGNGKVDSFDGDIDDYQKWLDDDKKSALAQTKSTNVNVDKVDKKEQRRQQAELRKQAAPLRKQADKLEKQVEKWQQELELIEQELALPETYEAENKAKLNELMLKQGKIKPQLEEAEEQWMELEEQIEEIVNG; encoded by the coding sequence TTGATTCTGGCATCAGAACTTGGTTTCGACCGAGGTTTAAAAACTTTAATAAAATCATCAAGCTTTACCATTCATCCGGGTCATAAAGTTGGCCTTGTTGGTGCTAATGGCTGTGGTAAATCTTCGCTATTTGCAGCATTTCTAGGCCAGTTATCAATAGATAGTGGTATTTTAGATATGCCAAAATCCTGGAAAATCGCCACAGTTAAACAAGAAACGCCTTCATTAAACTGTAGTGCTTTAGATTATGTAATGGATGGTGATATTGAATATCGTCAACTTGAAGTTCAATTGGAACAAGCCAGAAGTGATGATGACGGTAGCCAAGAAGCATACCTATTAAACAAAATTGATGTGATAAACGGCTATAGTTTACCGGCAAGAGCCAGTGAATTGCTACACGGCTTAGGTTTTATGCAAGAACAGCTTAATAATAGTGTTAGCAGTTTTTCTGGTGGTTGGCGTATGCGCTTAAACTTAGCGCAAGCACTAATAAGTAGAGCAGATTTACTATTACTTGATGAACCAACTAACCATTTAGATTTAGATGCTGTTTTATGGCTGCAACGTTGGTTAAAACGCTTTGATGGTACCCTTGTGCTCATTTCTCATGATCGAGACTTTTTAGATGATGTTATTGGCCAGATCCTACATATCGAACATCAAAAAGCAAAATTATACTCAGGTAATTACAGTAGCTTTGAACGTCAAAGAGCCGAGCAACTTGCGCAACAAGACGCGATGTATCAGAAGCAACAAAGAGAAGTAAAACATTTAACTTCATTTGTTGACCGCTTCAGGGCAAAAGCGACTAAAGCCAAACAAGCACAATCGAGATTAAAGCGTTTAGAGAAATTACCTGACTTAATGCCTGCGCACGTAGACAGCCAATTTAGCTTCAGTTTTGATAATCCGGGTTATATGCCATATCCGCTATTATCGTTAGAACAAACAGACTGTGGTTACTCTGAAGACGCAATTATACTTAAAGATGTGACTTTAAATTTAGTTCCTGGTAGCCGCATTGGATTATTAGGCCGAAACGGTGCAGGTAAATCAACGCTAATTAAGTCGTTAGCAGGTGAGTTAAAATTACAAAATGGTACTCGTTTTTGTGCGCAAGAGTTAACGATTGGTTATTTCTCTCAACATCAACTTGAACAATTGCGCATGGATGAAACCGCAATCAATCAAATCATGCTGGCGAAAACTGACTTTACAGAGCTTCAAGCTAGAAATTACTTAGGTCGTTTTGGTTTCAGTGGCGAGCAAGCTCTTAATGTAATTAACACCATGTCTGGTGGCGAAAAAGCTCGCTTGGTATTGGCGCTGATCGTATTAGAAAAGCCACAGCTATTACTTCTTGATGAACCAACCAACCATTTAGATTTAGAAATGCGCCAAGCTATCGTACTAGCACTACAAGAGTTTGCTGGAGCCATCATATTAATTGCTCATGATCGCTACTTATTAGAATCATGTGTTGATGAATTCTACATTGTTGGTAACGGTAAAGTGGACAGCTTTGATGGTGATATTGATGACTACCAAAAGTGGCTTGATGATGATAAAAAATCTGCATTAGCACAAACAAAATCAACCAATGTAAACGTTGACAAAGTAGACAAAAAAGAGCAACGTCGCCAACAAGCAGAACTTAGAAAGCAAGCAGCTCCGTTAAGAAAGCAAGCGGATAAACTTGAGAAACAAGTTGAAAAATGGCAACAAGAACTCGAACTAATTGAGCAAGAGTTGGCATTACCTGAAACTTACGAAGCAGAAAACAAAGCAAAATTAAATGAGTTAATGCTCAAGCAAGGAAAAATCAAACCACAACTTGAAGAAGCAGAAGAACAGTGGATGGAACTTGAAGAGCAAATAGAAGAAATCGTTAACGGCTAA